The DNA segment AGCAAACGACGCGCGCCGCCCGCCCGCGTCGCCACCGCAATCGATAGCGCGCCCTTGATGGGCCGCACGCGGCCATCGAGCGACAGCTCGCCGACAATCACCGTATCATCCAGGCTTTCGCACTTGAGGTCGCCGTTGGCCGTCGAGCGCTTCAAAAGAGAGCGGCTTGCTACGCCGATCAAGGCAGGTAACAAGCCGCGTAAGCCGGCATCGGTCAACCGCGAGCTGTCGTGTCTCTCGCGCATCTGCTCGATGGCTGTTGACAACGGGCTGATTCAGGCCAACCCGTGCAGCAAGGTAAAGCTCTTGCGTGAAGACAATCAGCGCACGCGATACCTGACCAACGCCGAAGAACAACAACTGATGACCGCCATCACCAAAAACGACGAGCGATTGCGACCGCTGATCATTCTCGCGCTCAACACCGGCATGCGGCAAGGCGAGATCATCGGCCTGACCTGGCCGCAGATTGATTGGCAGCGCAACCTCATCGTCGTCACCAACACCAAGACCGGCCTTGATCGCCTTATCCCGATGACCGAAGCCGTAAAAGATTTGCTCGTCGGGCTGTGGCGCGAAGCCGACCGCTCAAAGGCGCATGTCTTCGACGATAACACCGACCGGGCGAGTGAGGCATTTCGTCGGCTCGCCGCCCGCGCCGGCCTCGTGGATTTCAAGTTCCATGACCTGCGCCATACCTTCGCGACCCGACTGGCGCCGCACACGGACGCCTTCACGCTGGCGGCCTTACTCGGCCACAAAACGCTGGCGATGACGGCACGCTACACACATCCGACCGACGACGGCAAACGGCGCGCAATCGTCGCTTTGAACGGCCAGGCGAGCAAAGCTGGTCAAGAAAATGTCACAATCGATTTTCCGGCCAGAGTAAGCAAGGCCGGGTAGTTCTTTGAGTTGAGCAGTTAGAAGGCGGTGGGAGAGAAGGCGCGGGTTGTGATACACTCAACGGCCAGCCGGGCGCGCGGCTTGAGCGGCGCCCCAGTTCGGCCACCGCAACGCGAGGTGACATGACCAGTAACCGCCGCAAATTTGCAACGATTGAGACGGCCTCCGACAAGCCCGACGCGGGCGAGCCTGCGAAGGAAAAGCGCGTCGAATACCTGACGGCGCGGCAACTCGCGGAGGTTTTGCAGGTGAGCCAGTCCACCATTCATCGCCTGCGCCGCGCCGGGCGCATTCCGGCGGTCGAGCTGACCGGGCGCTTGATCCGCTTCAGCCTGCGCGACGTGCAAAAGGCATTGAAGGCGATGCAGGCGGCGCGGCCTCACGACGACGGCGAAGCGCCTCAGGATGACGAGCCGACGGCGCAACTCTCGTTCGACGATCTCTTCGCGGAATTCATCGAGCGATAACTTTCACGATGTCATCGACAATCGTTTGCGCGATGGCGTCGCGGCCCGAACGCGCCGCCGAGATCACTTCGCGCCGGCTCGCGGTTCTGAAGACGGCGAGCTTCGACGTTCCATTGACCGCATAAAACGGCGACTCCTCACCAACCAGCTTCGGCACCACGCTGACTCGCGCTCGCCCTTGATAGAGGCGGGCGCGGCCCACCAGACGAACGACGCGATGACTCTCGCGGCCAACTCGAATCAAATCGTCCGTCTCCTGGCTGATGCCGATGCGCGTCACTTCATCAAGCCGCGTGTCGGCGTTCATCAAGGCCTGCGCCAGTATCAACGTCTTGACGGCGGTGTCCCAGCCGTCAACATCGAGCGACGGATCAGGCTCGGCAACCCCTGCCGCCTGCGCGCTCCGCAAGGCTTCGTCGAACGACGCGCCGCGCTCCCGCATCTCTGTGAGAATGTAATTGGTCGTCCCATTCAGAACGCCGCGAATCTCGATCAGGCGCTCGCCCGCCAGCTCGTCGGGAATGCTCACGCCGGTCGTGCCGGTAAAGCCGAGCCGCGCGCCGCCCGTCTGTGCCGCCTGTTGCAGCGCCGCGAAGCCATGCACGAGCGGCCCCTTGTCCACGGTGACGACGTGAAGGCCCGCACGGAGCGCGGCGCTATTTAGATCGAGCGCCGGCTGACCGTCTTTTAAATTCGTCGGCAATGATTCGACCAGCACGCGAACGCCGGCCAGGGTAAGCTGATCAATGAAGGCGCGCGAGTCAGTGAGCGTGGATGAGCCGGCAAACTCGCGGAGGGGGCGGCCCACGGTTTTGTGATCAATGATACGCTGAAGCGCTTGATCGGATTCGACCAGGGTGCCGCCACTGCGGTCGGCCAGGGCGCGAACGCGCAAGCGGATGCGCGGATCGCCCATCCGCCCGATGTAATCAGCGAATGCGCGCCCGACGTTTCCGAATCCGAGCAGGGCGACGTCTACCTGATGCATAAGCGACTGGATCGGCTCGCGGTCGCGCACGGGTTCAGACGGTTTCGACGACGATTTCCGGCAACAAGCCTTTGATGTCGCGGACGACGCGGGCGACCTCTTCTTTGTCGCCGATAGCCATCATGAAAAACTTATAGCCGTTGTGAAAACAGATCAGGCCGTTGCCGAAAAGCCAGATGCTCGAAAGCATCGGGTTGCCGCCGAGCACCAGGCTGATGGGCAGGCCGGTGACGACGCCGCCGGTCAACGCTTCGGCGATCAAGCCGGCGCCGGCGGCAATGCTGAATGCGCCGAGCAACGGCGCGCCGACGTATTTAGCGGCGTCGCGCTGAAATCGGACGCGCGCCGCTTCGGCATCCGAGAGCTTGCCCTCAGCGACCAGTGTTTCTTGCTTCTTTAAGAATTTCTCGTAGCGCTCGGCGAGCTTTCTTAAACCATAAGGCGCGAGCGCCGAATGAAAGAGCCAGCTGCCGGCGCCGCCCGCGCCCAACAACGTCACGTCGAGCGACGCGAAGGCCGCGCCCATGCGCGTGCCGGCGACGAAGCCGAGTGAAACAACAGCGGCTTTGCCGGGATTACGCTTGGCCCAGCGGCGGGCGCTGGCGACGGCACTGGTTAGCGAGGAAGGCAGGCGCGCCGCCGACGCCGTGGTGCGCGCCGCGTCCGCCGCTTGCTCGTAATAGCGGCGCGCTTCGCCGAACAAATCGCCGGCTTTATCTTTGGCGTCGGCGGCGGCATCTTTGGCTGCCGCGACGCCTGTGTCTACGACCTCACCGACTTTTTTTTTAACGCCGGCCTTGTTGAGCGCATCGTCGGCGGTGTCAACGGCGCGCCGCGCCGTGTCGGTGACGCGCTCGGTTATGTGATGCTCGCGGTTGATGCGGCGGGCTTCCTGGCGCGCGTCGTCGAGCGTTGCGGTCGCCACGTCGGCGCCCTTGCGCAGCGCCTCGGTGGTCTTGCGCGTGCCTTCGTCGAGCTTCGACTTGAGCTTGTATTTCTCGTCCAGCTCGCGCGCCGTCTGTTGCGCGCGGCGTTTCAATTCATCCAGCTTGCTCGGCATGACTTACTCCTTACGATTTATCTTACCCCTGATGCGGAAGCGTTGGACAGCCAACAGCTCATACGCACCCTGATAAAAGTCTGTTCCTCACGCGCCGAAGATCGCCCGCGCGGCGCGAATCGTATTGCAATGCGCTTCGACCGTATCGGCAACGTCGCGCGCATAACCGCCGCCGAGCGTAATTACACACGGCACCTGGCGGGCGTGGCAAGCGGTCAGCACCATCTCGTCGCGCCGCTTGAGACCCGCGAGCGTCAAAGCGAGCCGCCCCAACCGATCATCGAAAAACGGATCAACGCCGGCCTGATAAAAAACGATGTCGGGGCGGAAGCCGTCAAGGGTCGTCGCCAGATGCAGCGCCAGCGCATACAGGTATTCCTCGTCATCCGTGCCGTCGGCGAGCCCCACGTCAAGCGTGCTCTGTTGCTTGACGAGCGGGAAATTCTTCTCGCCGTGCAGCGACAGCGTAAAGACTTCGGGGTCGTCCGCGAAGATCGCCGCCGTGCCATTCCCCTGATGCACGTCGAGATCGACCACCGCGGCGCGACGCAGCACCCCTTCGGCGCGCAGCACGCGAATCGCGATGGCAATGTCATTAAAGACACAAAAGCCCTCGCCGTGCCCGGAGAAAGCGTGATGCGTGCCGCCGCCGAGATTGGCCGCCACGCCATCAGCGAGCGCCGCGCGGGCGGCGGCGAGCGTGCCGCCTACAGAGACCCGCGAGCGCCCGACCAGCAGTTCGCTCCAGGGCAAACCGAGGCGGCGCACTTCGCGGTCAGTCAGAAGGCCCGCGACCAGGCGGTCATAATAATCCGCCGTGTGGACGAGCAGCGCCTCGTCGCGCCCGACCAGCGGCGAATGAAAGAGATGATGCGGGCGCAACACGCCTTCGGCGTCGAGCCGCTGGCGAATCATCGAGTATTTGACGATGGGGAAACGGTGCTGCGGCGGCAGCGGGATGACATAGCGATCCGAATAGAAGGCTTTCATTTACGCTTCATCACGAATGGGCACAGGGCGGCGGTCGTCATCAATGGCGACGTAGACGACCTCGGCTTCGGTGACGCGCACGCGCTGGCCGGGGTTCGAGACGCGGTCGGCTTCGACCGTCACCTTGACGGTGATCGACGTTCGCCCGACGCGCACCAGCTCGGTGTAAAAGCTCACCAGGTCGCCGACAAAGACCGGCGCGACGAAGACCACTTCGCGCATGGCCTTGGTAACGATCTTCTTCAAAGTGTGGCGGCGCACTTCAATCGCCGCCGCAATATCGATGTAGCTCAAGATGACGCCGCCAAAGATGGTACCGTGCGCGTTGGTGTCTTTGGGCATCAGCACCACGCGGATGGCCGGCTCGCGCCCCGGCATGTTGTATTCAAATCCGGTCTTCGATTCGCTCATACCCCATCAGCCTAATCCAGAAGGAAGGTAAAAGTAAAAAGTAAAAAGGTAAAAGGTCGGCAGGAAATTGAATAGATAACCAGTCCTATTTCTAGCTCGGCTCTGCACTTTTACCTTTTTACTTTTTACTTTTACCTTTTTCCGGTGCTACTGTCGCTCATATGGAACCGAGGGATGAAATCGTCGCGGCGGGCGGCCTCGTCATTGATGCAAGCGACGAGCAGACGCCGCGCGTCTTACTGGTGCATCGCCCGAAGTACGATGACTGGTCGTATCCAAAAGGCAAGCTCGACCCGGGGGAAACGATTGAAGCCGCCGCCTTGCGCGAAGTCGAAGAGGAGACCGGCCTGCGCTGTCGCATCATTCGCGAGCTGACGTCTGTGCATTACCTGTATCGCGGGCGCGGCGGCGAGACGCGGCCCAAGGTTGTGCATTACTACTTGATGGAAGTAACCGGCGGCGAGATTCATGTGAACATGTACGAGATAGACGAGGCCCGCTGGTGTACGGTGAGCGACGCGATGGCGCGCCTGCGTTACGATCACGACCGCCAGATACTGACGGCGCTGTTTGACCCGGCCCGGCGCACCCCCTGAAGAATTATCTTCACACGTCCGGGCCTTCGAGTAGAATGGCTTTGCCCCTCGACGACGACATGGGAGGTGTTGATGGCTGAACGCAAACCGCTGATTACCTTGACGACAGACTTCGGCGAAGCCGATTACTACGTGCCGGCGATGAAAGGCGCGATCCTGACGGTCAACCCGCAGGCCGAGATTATAGACCTGACGCATCAGGTTCCGCCGCACGACCTTTACGCCGCGGCCTTCATGCTGCTTTGCTGCTACACAGACTTCCCGAAGATGACGCTGCACGTCGTCGTCGTTGATCCGGGCGTCGGCACCGAGCGCCGGCCTCTGCTGGTGATGACCGACAACTATAACTTCATCGGCCCCGACAATGGCGTGTTCAGTTATATCTACCAGCGCGAGCACATCAACCGCATCGTTCACCTGAGCGAGACGCACTACTTCCGCCAGCCGGTGTCGAACACTTTTCACGGGCGCGACGTTTTTGCGCCGAGTGCCGGTTACGTTTCGAGGATGGTTGATTGGAGCAAGATGGGGGTCGAAATCAACGACCCCGTGCGCTTCAACACGCCGACGCCGGTGGTGGCGTCCGACAAACAGATTCGCGGCCACGTGCTGCACATTGATCGCTTCGGCAATCTCATCACCAACATCACCACTGCCGAGCTGCCCGTGGAGCGTGCCCGCGCCGGCGCCCGCATTCGCGTCGGCAAGCACGAAGCGGCGCGCGTTCTGAACACCTATGCCGAAGCCAATCCGGGCGAGCTCTTCGCCTACTTCGGCAGCGCAGGGTTTCTGGAGTTGGCCGCGCCGCGCCAGCACGCCGCCCGTATGATCGAAGCGCGGCGCGGTCTTGAAGTCGAAGTCCTACTTCCCTGAGTTGAGCCGCGAGCGCGGGCGACGAGCCCGCCGCTCCTCCAACACGCTAGCCTGGCCGCGCTCCCAGGCGCTCCTGGCGGCGAACCGGGCCCTGCCCAGGCGTTTTTAGCGCCTTCGTTGACAGCCCTCGGCGCGTCGCTTATCCTTCAATTTGGATCGAACCAGCGTCACTTACACACTCAGACCATGCAACGCGAAAGGAATCAAAGAAGATGTCGAGTGAAGCCAATGTGGCCAAAGCCGGCCTCGAAGGCATCGTCGCGGCGCAGTCTTCGCTCAGCGACGTGAACGGCATTGAAGGCCGCCTGATCTACGCCGGATATGACATACACGATCTCGCCCAGCACGCCGCCTTCGAGGAAGTCATCTACCTGCTCTGGAATTTGCGCCTACCCACCCGCAGCGAGCTCAATGAGCTGGAGCAGCAGATCAGCCGCGAGAGTCAGCTCCCCGAAGGGATTCAACAACTGATCCGCGCCATCCCGACATCGGCAAGCCCGATGGATATGCTGCGCACGGTGGTTTCGGCGCTGGCTCTATATGACGAAGAGGCCGGCGATATGTCGAGCGCCGCGAATCTGCGTAAAGCGGTCCGCCTGACGGCTCGATTCCCCATCATCGTCACCACGTTTCAGCGACTGCGCAACGGGCTGGAGCCGGTCACGCCGCGCCCTGACCTGACGATTGCCGGCAACTTTCTCTACACGCTGAATGGCACAGAGCCGGACGAAGTGGCGACGCGGACGATGGACGTTGCTTTGATTCTGCACGCCGATCATGAATTGAACGCTTCGACGTTTGCGGCGCGAGTGACGGCGGCGACGCTGTCGGATATCTACTCGGCAATCGTGTCGGCCATCGGCACGCTCAAAGGCCCGTTGCATGGCGGCGCCAACGAAGGCGTCATCAAGAACCTGCTCGAAATCGGCAGCCCCGATAACGTCGAGCCGTGGGTGATGAACGCTTTTGCCAACAAGCAGAAGATCATGGGCTTCGGCCACCGCGTCTATCGCACGGAAGACCCGCGCGCCACGCACCTGCGCGAGATGTCGCGGCAGCTCGGCGAGCGCACGGGCGAGAGCAAGTGGTACGACATGTCGCGCAAGATGGAAGAGGTCGTTAAGCGCGAGAAGCATCTGAACGCCAATGTCGATTTCTACTCGGCTTCGACCTACTACGCGCTCGGCATCCCGACCGACCTGTTCACGCCGATCTTCGCCTGTAGCCGCATCGCCGGCTGGACGGCGCACGTTTTAGAGCAGTACGCCAACAACCGCTTGATCCGCCCGCGCGCCGAATACGTCGGCCCGCGCGACCTGAAATACACGCCGATAGACGAACGCGGCTAATCAGTAGCGCGTTGGTAAGCCGCCCCACGCTCCGCTAGGGGCGCAGAACCAGCTTCTACGCCTCGGCTCGCTCCAGCAAAGCGCGCGTTGCCGCGAAGCGGTCAAGCTCGCGCATCGCCGCAAGGGCGCGGTCGCGCGCCGGCCCGATGTAAGGAACATAAGTCATATTGCCCAGCGCCGCCTGCGACGCATAGGTGCCGAGCGCCTTGAGCATTCGCTGCACGGTCATCAATCGTAGCTCGCGGCGGAATTCGGTTACGGCGTCGAGCGGCTGCGCCGACCTCGCCTTACCTTCGATGAAACGTTCGACCAGCTCGCTCATCAATTCCGCATCAAGCGTCGCGTAGGGGTCGCTGATCAGCGAGGCGACGTCATAACTCGCCGGCCCCATGCGCGCATCCTGATGATCGATGATGAACATGCGCTCGTCTTTCATCATCAGGTTGCGCGCGTGGTAGTCACGGTGGACCAGCACACGCGGGCAGGCGGCCAGCTCGCCGCAGAGCGACTTGAAATCCGCCTGCATGGCGTTGGCGGTCGCCGGATCGAGCTTCAGCTTCAAATAGCGGTTGATGAAGTTGGCAAAGAAGAAGCCCAGCTCCCAGCGTAGCTTCGCCTCGTCAAAAGCCATGTGCGAGCAGATCGAATCGGCTTCCAGAGCCAGTTTCGTGGCGCTCTGAATATCAACGATCAAATCGGCGGCGCGGCGGTAGGCGTCGCGGACCTCTGCCGCCGGGCGGTTCGTCATCCAATCCTGCAAGCGCATGTCGCCAACATCTTCAAACAGCATCAGGCCGTCGGCCCCTGATGTCGCCAAGATGCGCGGCACCGGCAGGCCGGCTTCGATAAACAGCCGGGTCGCTTCGATGTGCGCCAGCGCATTGCTGTGATAGGTGAGCCGCGCCGATGGGTTCACGGCTTCCATCCGCGCCAGCCGGTCAACCGCGCGCTCCGACTCATCGAACGGCTCGCCGTAGAGGCAGACGACCAGCGTCCGTCCCGCGGCAGCCGCGCGCAGGTAAACTCGTGTCGAGGCGTCGCCCGTCAACGGCGTGATGCGGACCTGATCCGCCGCCGCGTCAAGGTGACGCGCCGCCAGTTCTAACATTGCAGGTGGATAGGTACTTTCCATAAACGATGAATGAGAAATGATGGATGATGAATTAGGGGACGTCTGCCATCGCGATGGGGGCTCGCTCCGGCAGTTCATCATTCATCATTCATACTTCATCATTGTCTTTACAGGGGCACGATGAGGTTGTCGCCGACGAAGGTGCCGCGCTCGATTTCGTGGACGACCCGGCGACGCACGACCACGGCGTTTTCGATGACCGCCCCCGCCGGCACACGCACGTCATCGCCGATGACGGCGCGGCGCAATCGCGCGCCGCTTTCAACCTGAACGCGCTCCCACAACACCGAGCCTTCGACGCTCGCGCCGGGGGCAATCGAACAGCCCGCCCCTTGAATGACGGCGGCCCCGGCTTTTTTCATGAACATCATGCTCGCTTCGAGGTAGCGGTCGAGCGTGCTCATCTCGAACCAGTTGCCCTGCGTGACGTGCGCGATGACCGGCTCGCCTTCGGCAATCGCCCGCGGGTAGACGTGCATAGTCGAATGCGAGAAGCAATTGCGCGGCACGTAATCAAAGATGCGCGGCGACAACACCTGAATGCCGGTGAACATCAGCGGCGCAGGGTCGCTGGTCATGACCTTGCCGCCGGCGTCCGGCGCTCCGGCTTCGGCGCTCACGGCATCGGGAAAGCCGGCAAAGCGCGTGACCCGGCGCCGCGCGTCAACTTCGACGATGCTGAAATGCTCGCGCGCGACGTTCTCTTTCAACACCAGCGTGGCGATGGCGCCCTGCTCTCGATGCTCGCGGATCGCCGCTTGCAAATCGATATCAGTGACGATCTTGCCGTTGATGACGATGAAATCGTCATCCATCAACTGATCGCGGACGCGGTCAATCGCACCCGACGTGCCGAGTATCTCTTCTTCAAATGAATATTCAATGTTGACGCCCAACGCCGCGCCGTCGCCGAGCGCCCGGCGGATCGAATCGGGCTGATGATGAAGGTTGACGATGATGTCGCGGACGCCGAGCGCCGCCAGATAATCGACCGTATAAGCGATCAGCGGGCGGTTTAGGAACGGGATGGCCGGCTTGGTGCGATCTTCGGTCAACGGCCATAGCCGTGTGCCGAACCCTGCTGCGAGTATGACTGCTTTCATAAGGAATCGGGAGTCAGGAGTCAGGAGTCAGGAGTCAGAATTAAAGAGGAAGTCGGCGGCAGTGAGTACACTTGCAGCACCTCCTCTTCCATTCTGTCTTCCGACTCCTGACTCCTGACTTCTAAAAGACCAAATCTTCGAGCGGCACGCCACGCGCCTGACAGCGCTTTGCCTGAAGCTCTGGGTAGCTCTCGCGGAGCGAATCGGCGGCGGTGAACCCGGCCCGTTCTAGGATGCCCAGCACACGCGGTTCGTCGCCTTCGATCTCGATAAAATTGCCCATCGGCGTTTCGTCAAATGCGACTTCGACCGCCGCGTTGTCAAGCAATATCTTATAGGTCGTGCGGTACTTCTGATAGCGAAAGGCGCGATGATACCCCAGCCGCTCAAACAGCGCAATCAGTTTTTCGGGATCGCTGACCGCCGATTCAATCTCTTCGCGGACTTTCAAAGGCGATGCGGCGGTTTCCTGCGCCACGCCTTTATAAGTGATCCAGCCGCGACCTTCGACCGAGCGAACGCGCAGTGCCGCGCCCTGCTCGAAGAGTGTCCCACGGGCGTCGTCGAGCAGCCAGTTGTCTTCAAAGTGGCGCGGCCTGGAGAGCGCCAGCTCGAAGCCGGCGCGCGTCAGGCGACCGAGATCATCGCAAGCCAGCTTGACCTCGATTTCAAGGTTGTCTTTCATAAACGACCGCCGGCCCGTTGAATGTGGCGCAAGCTGTTAGCTTGCGCATTGAAGAGCGCAAGCTAACAGCTTGCGCCACGTGACAAACCGCTCTATTTCAAGCGCGTGCCGTTGGGCACGTCTTCGCCAAAGGTCGCAAGCACGGGCTTGCCGGCCTCGCCGGCCGACGCCGCCAGCAGCATGCCATTCGATTCCAGGCCGCGCAGCTTGCGCGGCGCGAGATTCGCCACGACGATGATCTTGCGCCCGACCACTTCTTCGGGCGCGTAATGCTCGGCGATGCCCGCAAGAATCTGGCGCGGCTTCTCTTCCCCGATGTCAATGACCAGCCGCAAGAGCTTGTCGGCCTTCGGCACACGCTCGGCTTCAAGGACGGTAGCGGCGCGCAGCTCAACCTTGATGAAATCGTCAATCGAGATGACGTTCGTAGGCGGCGCGGCGGCCTGTGTGGCACCCTGAGGCGCGGCTTCGGACGGCGCTGTGGCCGTTGGCCCTGTCGCGGGCGCGGTCGGCGCGGCGGCTTGCGTTGTTGTGTCTGCGGGTTGCGTCGCCGTTTGCGCGGCGTCGTCCTGCTGTTCGATCTCTGCCATGATTTTTTCCTTGTTCAATTTCGGGAATGCCGGGCTGATCTGCTCGATCTTCGC comes from the Blastocatellia bacterium genome and includes:
- a CDS encoding magnesium chelatase domain-containing protein produces the protein MSTAIEQMRERHDSSRLTDAGLRGLLPALIGVASRSLLKRSTANGDLKCESLDDTVIVGELSLDGRVRPIKGALSIAVATRAGGARRLL
- a CDS encoding site-specific integrase: MAVDNGLIQANPCSKVKLLREDNQRTRYLTNAEEQQLMTAITKNDERLRPLIILALNTGMRQGEIIGLTWPQIDWQRNLIVVTNTKTGLDRLIPMTEAVKDLLVGLWREADRSKAHVFDDNTDRASEAFRRLAARAGLVDFKFHDLRHTFATRLAPHTDAFTLAALLGHKTLAMTARYTHPTDDGKRRAIVALNGQASKAGQENVTIDFPARVSKAG
- a CDS encoding helix-turn-helix domain-containing protein, whose translation is MTSNRRKFATIETASDKPDAGEPAKEKRVEYLTARQLAEVLQVSQSTIHRLRRAGRIPAVELTGRLIRFSLRDVQKALKAMQAARPHDDGEAPQDDEPTAQLSFDDLFAEFIER
- a CDS encoding histone deacetylase, yielding MKAFYSDRYVIPLPPQHRFPIVKYSMIRQRLDAEGVLRPHHLFHSPLVGRDEALLVHTADYYDRLVAGLLTDREVRRLGLPWSELLVGRSRVSVGGTLAAARAALADGVAANLGGGTHHAFSGHGEGFCVFNDIAIAIRVLRAEGVLRRAAVVDLDVHQGNGTAAIFADDPEVFTLSLHGEKNFPLVKQQSTLDVGLADGTDDEEYLYALALHLATTLDGFRPDIVFYQAGVDPFFDDRLGRLALTLAGLKRRDEMVLTACHARQVPCVITLGGGYARDVADTVEAHCNTIRAARAIFGA
- a CDS encoding acyl-CoA thioesterase, which produces MSESKTGFEYNMPGREPAIRVVLMPKDTNAHGTIFGGVILSYIDIAAAIEVRRHTLKKIVTKAMREVVFVAPVFVGDLVSFYTELVRVGRTSITVKVTVEADRVSNPGQRVRVTEAEVVYVAIDDDRRPVPIRDEA
- a CDS encoding NUDIX hydrolase, giving the protein MEPRDEIVAAGGLVIDASDEQTPRVLLVHRPKYDDWSYPKGKLDPGETIEAAALREVEEETGLRCRIIRELTSVHYLYRGRGGETRPKVVHYYLMEVTGGEIHVNMYEIDEARWCTVSDAMARLRYDHDRQILTALFDPARRTP
- a CDS encoding SAM-dependent chlorinase/fluorinase; amino-acid sequence: MAERKPLITLTTDFGEADYYVPAMKGAILTVNPQAEIIDLTHQVPPHDLYAAAFMLLCCYTDFPKMTLHVVVVDPGVGTERRPLLVMTDNYNFIGPDNGVFSYIYQREHINRIVHLSETHYFRQPVSNTFHGRDVFAPSAGYVSRMVDWSKMGVEINDPVRFNTPTPVVASDKQIRGHVLHIDRFGNLITNITTAELPVERARAGARIRVGKHEAARVLNTYAEANPGELFAYFGSAGFLELAAPRQHAARMIEARRGLEVEVLLP
- a CDS encoding citrate synthase, translated to MSSEANVAKAGLEGIVAAQSSLSDVNGIEGRLIYAGYDIHDLAQHAAFEEVIYLLWNLRLPTRSELNELEQQISRESQLPEGIQQLIRAIPTSASPMDMLRTVVSALALYDEEAGDMSSAANLRKAVRLTARFPIIVTTFQRLRNGLEPVTPRPDLTIAGNFLYTLNGTEPDEVATRTMDVALILHADHELNASTFAARVTAATLSDIYSAIVSAIGTLKGPLHGGANEGVIKNLLEIGSPDNVEPWVMNAFANKQKIMGFGHRVYRTEDPRATHLREMSRQLGERTGESKWYDMSRKMEEVVKREKHLNANVDFYSASTYYALGIPTDLFTPIFACSRIAGWTAHVLEQYANNRLIRPRAEYVGPRDLKYTPIDERG
- a CDS encoding phosphotransferase codes for the protein MESTYPPAMLELAARHLDAAADQVRITPLTGDASTRVYLRAAAAGRTLVVCLYGEPFDESERAVDRLARMEAVNPSARLTYHSNALAHIEATRLFIEAGLPVPRILATSGADGLMLFEDVGDMRLQDWMTNRPAAEVRDAYRRAADLIVDIQSATKLALEADSICSHMAFDEAKLRWELGFFFANFINRYLKLKLDPATANAMQADFKSLCGELAACPRVLVHRDYHARNLMMKDERMFIIDHQDARMGPASYDVASLISDPYATLDAELMSELVERFIEGKARSAQPLDAVTEFRRELRLMTVQRMLKALGTYASQAALGNMTYVPYIGPARDRALAAMRELDRFAATRALLERAEA
- a CDS encoding NDP-sugar synthase; translation: MKAVILAAGFGTRLWPLTEDRTKPAIPFLNRPLIAYTVDYLAALGVRDIIVNLHHQPDSIRRALGDGAALGVNIEYSFEEEILGTSGAIDRVRDQLMDDDFIVINGKIVTDIDLQAAIREHREQGAIATLVLKENVAREHFSIVEVDARRRVTRFAGFPDAVSAEAGAPDAGGKVMTSDPAPLMFTGIQVLSPRIFDYVPRNCFSHSTMHVYPRAIAEGEPVIAHVTQGNWFEMSTLDRYLEASMMFMKKAGAAVIQGAGCSIAPGASVEGSVLWERVQVESGARLRRAVIGDDVRVPAGAVIENAVVVRRRVVHEIERGTFVGDNLIVPL
- a CDS encoding class IV adenylate cyclase, producing the protein MKDNLEIEVKLACDDLGRLTRAGFELALSRPRHFEDNWLLDDARGTLFEQGAALRVRSVEGRGWITYKGVAQETAASPLKVREEIESAVSDPEKLIALFERLGYHRAFRYQKYRTTYKILLDNAAVEVAFDETPMGNFIEIEGDEPRVLGILERAGFTAADSLRESYPELQAKRCQARGVPLEDLVF